The Novosphingobium terrae genome has a window encoding:
- the cyoB gene encoding cytochrome o ubiquinol oxidase subunit I, whose protein sequence is MLLEAPSTHSHWTPLLGRLGFDALPTEPIVMVTFAGVAFGGIALVAALTYFKLWGYLWKEWFTSVDHKKIGVMYMVLGLVMFLRGFADALMIRSQQALAFGGSDGYLNSHHFDQVFTAHGVIMIFFVAMPFVTGLMNYVVPLQIGARDVSFPFLNNFSFWMTVGGAVLVMASLFIGEFARTGWLAYPPLSGLAYSPDVGVDYYIWSLQVAGVGTTLSGVNLIATILKLRAPGMSLMRMPVFTWTALVTNVLIVAAFPVLTVVLALLGLDRTFHTDFFTNDFGGSAMLYVNLIWIWGHPEVYILVLPVFGVFSEVTATFCSKRLFGYTSMVYATLVIGILSYLVWLHHFFTMGSGASVNSFFGITTMVISIPTGAKLFNWLFTMYRGRIRFELPMMWTIAFMLTFTIGGMTGVMMAVPAADFVLHNSVFLIAHFHNVIIGGVVFGVFAAINYWWPKAFGFKLNQFWGKVQFWCWVVGFWLAFTPLYMLGLMGVTRRMRVFDHSFDDLRIYYIVAMIGALFIAAGIGAMLLQFAISIWKREEYKDLSGDPWDGRTLEWATSSPPPEYNFAFTPIIHDLDAWADMKKVGVPRPTSGFADIHMPRSTWAGVVLAGLATAIGFALIWQVWWAAIGGFAVLVATAIFHTFNYDRSYHIHAAHIAEVEEQRTAQLAALSKEGAAA, encoded by the coding sequence ATGCTATTAGAAGCACCTTCAACGCATTCGCACTGGACGCCCCTGCTGGGCCGTCTCGGTTTCGATGCCTTGCCCACCGAACCGATCGTCATGGTCACCTTCGCCGGCGTCGCCTTTGGCGGCATCGCGCTGGTGGCGGCGCTCACCTATTTCAAGCTCTGGGGCTATCTCTGGAAGGAGTGGTTCACCAGCGTCGATCACAAGAAGATCGGCGTCATGTACATGGTCCTTGGCCTTGTCATGTTCCTGCGCGGCTTTGCCGACGCGCTGATGATCCGTTCGCAGCAGGCGCTCGCTTTCGGCGGGTCTGATGGTTACCTCAACTCTCACCACTTCGACCAGGTGTTCACGGCCCACGGCGTGATCATGATTTTCTTCGTGGCCATGCCCTTCGTGACCGGCCTGATGAACTATGTGGTCCCCCTCCAGATCGGCGCGCGCGACGTGTCCTTTCCCTTCCTGAACAACTTCTCGTTCTGGATGACGGTGGGCGGCGCGGTGCTGGTGATGGCCTCGCTGTTCATCGGTGAGTTCGCCCGCACCGGCTGGCTGGCCTATCCCCCGCTCTCGGGTCTGGCCTACAGCCCTGACGTGGGTGTGGACTATTACATCTGGTCGCTTCAGGTGGCCGGTGTCGGCACCACGCTTTCGGGCGTCAACCTGATCGCCACCATCCTCAAGCTGCGCGCCCCGGGCATGAGCCTGATGCGCATGCCCGTCTTCACCTGGACCGCTCTGGTCACCAACGTGCTGATCGTGGCCGCCTTCCCCGTGCTGACCGTGGTTCTGGCCCTGCTGGGTCTGGACCGCACCTTCCACACCGACTTCTTCACCAACGATTTCGGCGGCAGCGCCATGCTGTACGTCAACCTGATCTGGATCTGGGGCCACCCCGAGGTCTACATCCTCGTCCTGCCGGTCTTCGGCGTCTTCTCCGAAGTGACCGCCACCTTCTGCTCCAAGCGCCTGTTTGGCTACACCTCGATGGTCTACGCCACGCTGGTCATCGGTATCCTCTCCTACCTCGTCTGGCTCCACCACTTCTTCACGATGGGTTCGGGCGCCTCGGTCAACTCCTTCTTCGGCATCACCACCATGGTGATCTCGATCCCCACCGGTGCGAAGCTGTTCAACTGGCTCTTCACCATGTACCGCGGTCGCATCCGCTTCGAACTGCCGATGATGTGGACCATTGCGTTCATGCTGACCTTCACCATCGGCGGCATGACCGGCGTGATGATGGCCGTGCCCGCAGCCGACTTCGTGCTGCACAACTCGGTGTTCCTGATCGCTCACTTCCATAACGTGATCATCGGCGGCGTGGTGTTCGGCGTGTTCGCCGCCATCAACTACTGGTGGCCCAAGGCGTTCGGCTTCAAGCTGAACCAGTTCTGGGGCAAGGTGCAGTTCTGGTGCTGGGTTGTCGGCTTCTGGCTGGCTTTCACCCCGCTCTACATGCTGGGCCTGATGGGCGTGACCCGCCGTATGCGCGTGTTCGACCACAGCTTTGACGATCTGCGCATCTACTACATCGTGGCCATGATCGGCGCGCTGTTCATCGCCGCCGGCATCGGCGCGATGCTGCTGCAGTTCGCCATCTCGATCTGGAAGCGTGAAGAGTACAAGGATCTCTCGGGCGATCCGTGGGATGGCCGTACCCTGGAATGGGCGACCTCCTCGCCGCCGCCGGAGTACAACTTCGCCTTCACGCCGATCATCCACGATCTGGACGCCTGGGCCGACATGAAGAAGGTGGGCGTGCCCCGTCCGACTTCGGGCTTCGCCGACATCCACATGCCCCGCTCGACCTGGGCCGGTGTGGTGCTGGCGGGTCTGGCCACGGCGATCGGCTTCGCGCTGATCTGGCAGGTGTGGTGGGCGGCCATCGG
- the cyoA gene encoding ubiquinol oxidase subunit II, with the protein MSNRSCSIGGLRARSMSLHLPPPLRHWRKASALVLPLILSACQSDVMNPAGDIAKQQAHLVIVATLLMLIIVVPVMLLIVLFAWRYRAGANAHYEPEWHHSTQLELLIWSAPLLIIIALGSVTWVTTHLLDPFRPLDRVKEGHPIAAGTKPLEIEVVALDWKWLFIYPEQGVASVNEVALPVDRPVHFSITASSVMNSFYIPAVAGQIYAMPGMTTQLNAVINKTGSYEGFSANYSGAGFSHMRFAALGVDQAGFDSWIAKAKGDGDKLDAASYLKLEQPSEANPVHHYAAVQGDLFDRVVNLCVRSGKMCVNQMMALDAKGGTGKAGAFNVAQLTYDKNGRESVTPVIPGQQAALDKAFVRAMCEPGAKMAGPLLPEGQKPANASTAPAKAPRQSELSLLAPARSTHS; encoded by the coding sequence ATGTCCAATCGCAGCTGCAGCATCGGAGGCCTACGCGCGCGTTCCATGAGCCTGCATCTCCCACCCCCCCTTCGCCATTGGCGCAAGGCCAGCGCATTGGTCTTGCCGCTGATTTTGTCTGCATGTCAGTCCGATGTGATGAATCCGGCGGGCGATATTGCAAAGCAGCAAGCGCATCTCGTGATCGTCGCCACGCTGCTGATGCTGATCATCGTCGTGCCGGTCATGCTGCTGATCGTGCTGTTCGCCTGGCGTTACCGCGCCGGCGCGAATGCGCATTATGAGCCGGAATGGCACCATTCGACTCAGCTCGAACTGCTGATCTGGTCGGCCCCGCTGCTGATCATCATCGCGCTGGGTTCGGTGACCTGGGTCACGACTCACCTTCTCGACCCCTTCCGCCCGCTTGACCGCGTCAAGGAAGGCCATCCCATCGCCGCCGGCACCAAGCCGCTGGAGATCGAGGTGGTCGCGCTCGACTGGAAGTGGCTCTTTATCTATCCCGAGCAGGGCGTGGCCAGCGTGAACGAAGTCGCGCTGCCGGTGGACCGCCCGGTGCATTTCTCGATCACCGCCTCTTCGGTGATGAACTCCTTCTACATCCCGGCCGTTGCCGGGCAGATCTATGCCATGCCGGGCATGACCACCCAGCTCAACGCCGTGATCAACAAGACCGGCTCGTATGAAGGCTTCTCGGCCAATTACAGCGGCGCGGGCTTCTCGCACATGCGCTTTGCCGCGCTGGGCGTGGACCAGGCCGGTTTCGACAGCTGGATCGCCAAGGCCAAGGGTGACGGCGACAAGCTGGATGCAGCCTCTTACCTGAAGCTGGAACAGCCTTCGGAAGCCAATCCGGTGCATCACTATGCCGCCGTGCAGGGTGACCTGTTCGACCGCGTGGTCAACCTCTGCGTCCGTTCGGGCAAGATGTGCGTCAACCAGATGATGGCGCTCGACGCCAAGGGCGGCACCGGCAAGGCCGGCGCCTTCAACGTTGCCCAGCTGACCTATGACAAGAATGGCCGCGAGAGCGTCACGCCCGTCATCCCCGGCCAGCAGGCCGCTCTGGACAAGGCCTTCGTGCGCGCCATGTGCGAGCCGGGCGCCAAGATGGCCGGCCCGCTGCTGCCTGAAGGTCAGAAGCCTGCCAACGCCTCCACGGCGCCTGCCAAGGCGCCCCGCCAGTCGGAGCTGAGCCTGCTCGCCCCGGCCCGCTCCACTCATTCGTGA
- a CDS encoding MFS transporter, translated as MTTATYDKGGAITPPGAGTAPERDDHVSPGEIAIGVIIGRTSEFFDFFVYAIASVLVFPKLLFPFTDAFTGTIYSFAIFPLAFIARPFGSFVFMLIDLAYGRTAKLVVALFMLGGSTASIAFLPGYADMGNGAIALLALFRLGQGFALGGSWDGLASLLALNAPKEHRGWYAMIPQLGAPLGLIVASSMFAFFLSTLPQVEFVSWGWRFPFFVAFAINVVALFARLRLVGTAEFERLFESRDLAPEPPAETLRSEWKTILLGAFAPLASFALFHMVTVFPLSWVYLNTTETPVKFLLIEIVAAFVGVLAIIASGRLADQVGRRVVLGCSAVVTAVFSGFGPQMLGSGMAGEIIFMVTGFALLGVSFGQSSGAVASSFSPSHRYTGSCFTSDIAWLVGAAFAPMIALKLAHEYGLVASGLYLLSGSLLTLTALWLNRELAGGRNGMSTMALAI; from the coding sequence ATGACCACCGCCACTTACGACAAGGGGGGTGCCATTACCCCTCCCGGCGCCGGCACTGCTCCGGAGCGCGACGACCATGTTTCCCCCGGTGAGATCGCCATTGGCGTTATCATCGGTCGAACCTCGGAATTTTTTGACTTCTTCGTGTATGCCATCGCCTCGGTGCTGGTGTTCCCGAAGCTGCTCTTCCCGTTCACCGATGCCTTTACCGGCACCATCTATTCCTTCGCGATCTTCCCGCTGGCCTTTATCGCGCGGCCTTTCGGGTCTTTCGTCTTCATGCTGATCGATCTGGCCTATGGGCGCACCGCCAAGCTGGTGGTGGCGCTGTTCATGCTGGGCGGATCGACGGCTTCCATCGCCTTCCTCCCCGGCTATGCCGACATGGGCAATGGCGCCATCGCGCTGCTGGCGCTGTTCCGTCTGGGCCAGGGCTTCGCGCTGGGCGGCAGCTGGGACGGTCTGGCCTCGCTGCTGGCGCTCAACGCGCCCAAGGAGCATCGCGGCTGGTACGCGATGATCCCGCAGCTGGGCGCGCCGCTGGGGCTGATCGTGGCCAGCAGCATGTTCGCCTTCTTCCTCTCGACCCTGCCTCAGGTAGAATTCGTGAGCTGGGGCTGGCGTTTCCCCTTCTTCGTGGCCTTTGCCATCAACGTGGTGGCGCTCTTCGCCCGCCTGCGTCTGGTGGGCACCGCCGAGTTCGAACGCCTGTTCGAAAGCCGCGATCTGGCCCCCGAGCCGCCGGCTGAAACGCTGCGCAGCGAGTGGAAGACGATCCTGCTGGGCGCCTTCGCTCCGCTGGCCAGCTTTGCGCTGTTCCATATGGTGACGGTGTTCCCGCTGTCGTGGGTCTATCTCAACACCACCGAAACGCCGGTGAAGTTCCTGCTGATCGAAATCGTGGCGGCTTTCGTCGGCGTGCTGGCGATCATCGCCTCGGGCCGCCTTGCCGATCAGGTCGGGCGCCGCGTGGTGCTGGGCTGCTCGGCGGTGGTGACGGCGGTGTTCTCGGGCTTCGGTCCGCAGATGCTGGGCTCGGGCATGGCTGGCGAGATCATCTTCATGGTCACCGGCTTCGCGCTGCTGGGCGTGTCTTTCGGTCAGAGCTCGGGCGCGGTGGCCTCCAGCTTCTCGCCTTCGCACCGCTACACGGGGTCCTGCTTCACCAGCGATATCGCATGGCTGGTGGGTGCGGCCTTCGCCCCGATGATCGCGCTGAAGCTGGCACATGAGTATGGGCTGGTCGCCTCGGGCCTCTATCTGCTCTCGGGCTCGCTGCTGACGCTGACGGCGCTGTGGCTCAACCGTGAGCTCGCCGGTGGCCGCAACGGCATGTCCACCATGGCCTTGGCGATCTGA
- a CDS encoding ATP-binding protein encodes MAEPAASPFTPSPAWYHVDPRSLIRGFGLLIIAAALGVELDGVLEEGYISLIFVMVITTIGAFYGLGVALVCAAVGALSFDYFIGEPKWELSFSRPNDIATPLVFTFSAMVSGLLSGRLKDEARQVRQRNIQLEALLEASRGLQRAGSVHEVTLALHDGVEAQTGIAVALHAVAQAPGEPEAGDSALARQALAAGRDWLEDGALSAFPLSAGQQTLGVLLARRPESALLDHDFVLALARMTALALERIHLADRLAEAHAAARAEELKSALLSSVSHDLRSPLTAINTAAASLLAYGEHFDPETSQGLLNGIVEESDRLNHLTTNLLQMTRLEGGPDGLSRSVLPAVEMIRNVVARQMKLDEGHRFHLHAPDGEVPIIADATLYDLVLTNVIQNACRYSVPGTSVEIVCRAQGAMCEIAISDEGVGVPPEEQEHVFERFYRVARGDGAPRGTGLGLAIARGFVKASSGTIHLSSPLRDGKGTCITICLPIARSEPEQNAL; translated from the coding sequence ATGGCCGAACCTGCTGCATCGCCTTTCACGCCTTCTCCGGCCTGGTATCATGTCGACCCGCGTTCGCTGATCCGGGGCTTTGGTCTGCTGATCATCGCCGCCGCGCTCGGGGTCGAACTCGATGGCGTGCTTGAAGAGGGCTATATCAGCCTGATTTTCGTGATGGTCATCACCACCATCGGGGCCTTCTACGGGCTGGGGGTGGCGCTGGTCTGCGCGGCTGTGGGCGCGCTGAGCTTCGACTATTTCATCGGCGAGCCCAAATGGGAGCTGAGCTTCAGCCGCCCCAACGATATCGCCACCCCGCTGGTCTTCACCTTCAGCGCGATGGTGTCAGGCCTCCTGTCCGGCCGGTTGAAGGATGAGGCGCGGCAGGTCCGCCAGCGCAACATCCAGCTTGAGGCGCTGCTTGAAGCCAGTCGCGGCCTTCAGCGCGCCGGCAGCGTGCATGAGGTGACGCTGGCGCTCCACGATGGCGTCGAGGCCCAGACCGGTATCGCCGTGGCGCTTCACGCTGTGGCTCAGGCACCGGGCGAGCCCGAGGCGGGCGACAGTGCCTTGGCGCGTCAGGCGCTGGCCGCCGGGCGTGACTGGCTGGAGGATGGGGCGCTGTCGGCCTTTCCGCTCTCGGCGGGGCAGCAGACTTTGGGCGTGCTTCTGGCCCGCAGGCCGGAATCCGCTCTGCTCGATCATGATTTCGTGCTGGCTCTGGCGCGCATGACGGCGCTGGCGCTCGAACGCATCCATCTGGCCGACCGTCTGGCCGAGGCCCATGCCGCCGCCCGCGCCGAAGAGCTGAAAAGCGCGCTGCTTTCCTCGGTCAGCCATGATCTGCGCTCGCCGCTCACCGCGATCAACACGGCGGCGGCCAGCCTGCTGGCCTATGGCGAACATTTCGATCCCGAGACCTCGCAGGGGCTGCTCAACGGCATTGTGGAGGAATCGGACCGGCTCAACCACCTCACCACCAATCTGTTGCAGATGACCCGTCTGGAGGGCGGTCCTGACGGCCTTTCGCGCAGCGTGCTGCCTGCCGTCGAGATGATCCGCAATGTCGTGGCCCGGCAGATGAAGCTGGATGAGGGCCATCGCTTCCATCTGCATGCCCCCGATGGCGAGGTGCCGATCATTGCCGACGCCACGCTTTATGATCTGGTGCTCACCAATGTGATCCAGAACGCCTGCCGCTACAGCGTGCCCGGCACCAGCGTCGAGATCGTCTGCCGCGCGCAGGGGGCGATGTGCGAAATTGCCATCAGCGATGAAGGCGTCGGCGTGCCCCCGGAAGAGCAGGAACATGTGTTCGAACGTTTCTACCGTGTTGCTCGTGGGGATGGCGCGCCACGCGGCACCGGACTGGGGCTTGCCATTGCGCGCGGTTTCGTGAAAGCCTCGTCAGGAACCATTCATCTTTCATCCCCCTTGCGCGACGGAAAAGGCACCTGCATCACCATTTGCCTGCCCATCGCCCGAAGTGAGCCAGAACAGAACGCACTATGA
- a CDS encoding response regulator transcription factor: MTSGHILLVDDEPAIVNALRPVLKAVGHAVTVASDGTAALASFALEDPDVVLLDLGLPDMDGKDVIRAIRATSTTPIIVISARHQEGEKIAALDEGADDYVDKPFVLGELLARVRSSLRRREALVKPLETFDAAPLHIDFATRVVTLRGEALRLSPKEYNLLRTLAQSAGQVVTQRRLLAAGWGRSEADPQYLRVYMGMLRQKLEENPSEPTLIVTEPGVGYRLMAVPDAGSDAGDPPAA; encoded by the coding sequence ATGACGTCCGGCCATATCCTGCTTGTCGATGATGAGCCCGCCATCGTGAATGCCCTCCGCCCGGTGCTCAAGGCCGTGGGCCATGCGGTGACCGTCGCCAGCGACGGCACCGCCGCGCTTGCCAGCTTTGCGCTGGAAGACCCTGATGTGGTGCTGCTCGATCTGGGCCTGCCCGATATGGACGGCAAGGATGTGATCCGCGCCATCCGCGCCACCTCCACCACGCCGATCATCGTGATTTCGGCCCGCCATCAGGAGGGCGAGAAGATCGCCGCTCTGGATGAGGGTGCCGACGATTATGTCGACAAGCCCTTTGTGCTGGGCGAGCTGCTGGCCCGTGTGCGCTCCTCGCTGCGGCGGCGTGAGGCGCTGGTCAAGCCGCTGGAGACCTTCGATGCCGCGCCGCTGCACATCGATTTTGCCACCCGCGTGGTGACCTTGCGCGGTGAGGCGCTGCGCCTTTCCCCCAAAGAATACAATTTGTTGCGCACGCTGGCGCAGAGCGCGGGTCAGGTGGTGACCCAGCGGCGGCTGCTGGCGGCGGGCTGGGGTCGGTCCGAGGCCGATCCGCAATATCTGCGCGTCTATATGGGCATGCTGCGCCAGAAGCTGGAGGAAAACCCCTCCGAGCCGACGCTGATCGTCACCGAGCCCGGCGTGGGCTATCGCCTGATGGCGGTTCCCGATGCCGGGTCAGACGCGGGCGATCCCCCGGCGGCCTGA
- a CDS encoding PilZ domain-containing protein produces the protein MTVMEKRHSFRDSLLMSARCRIPETGAEIAVKLRNISAQGLMAEGEGAPAKGTEVSLELRNLGWIEGRVAWAQDNRFGILFAQEIDPARVRQPVSEPAAPATPVLRRPLALLLREIKADPTALRRV, from the coding sequence ATGACGGTGATGGAAAAACGCCACAGTTTTCGTGACAGCCTGTTGATGAGCGCACGCTGCCGCATCCCCGAAACCGGCGCTGAGATCGCGGTGAAACTCCGCAACATTTCGGCACAAGGACTGATGGCCGAGGGCGAAGGCGCACCGGCAAAAGGCACGGAGGTTTCGCTCGAATTGCGCAACCTTGGCTGGATCGAGGGGCGTGTCGCCTGGGCGCAGGACAATCGCTTCGGCATCCTCTTTGCCCAGGAGATCGATCCGGCCCGCGTGCGTCAGCCGGTGAGCGAGCCTGCCGCCCCGGCCACACCCGTGCTGCGCCGTCCGCTGGCGCTGCTGCTGCGCGAGATCAAGGCCGATCCTACCGCGCTTCGCCGGGTCTGA
- a CDS encoding FtsB family cell division protein yields MKNVRNMHRMAKETMIQWLALGCLLCMLAWSVAGPSGLLAWSENHHALAERQQRIKLLTLQRNELQNRVTLLDPRHTDPDLAGELLRRNLNVAHPDDVIMMVH; encoded by the coding sequence ATGAAGAATGTCCGCAACATGCACCGGATGGCGAAGGAAACCATGATCCAATGGTTGGCCCTTGGCTGCCTGTTGTGCATGCTGGCCTGGTCGGTCGCGGGGCCCAGCGGGCTGCTCGCCTGGAGCGAAAATCACCACGCTTTGGCGGAACGGCAGCAGCGCATCAAGCTGCTCACGCTGCAGCGCAACGAACTTCAGAACCGCGTCACCCTGCTCGATCCGCGTCACACTGACCCCGATCTGGCCGGTGAATTGCTGCGCCGCAACCTGAATGTGGCGCACCCTGACGACGTCATCATGATGGTGCACTAA
- the pdhA gene encoding pyruvate dehydrogenase (acetyl-transferring) E1 component subunit alpha yields the protein MARTGKTQNASPAADATGTDGLEHLQQAYEANRLYAASDEELLHFYEQMVLIRRFEERAGQLYGLGLIGGFCHLYIGQEAVAVGIQSALQEGHDSVITGYRDHGHMLAYGIDPKVIMAELTGREAGISRGKGGSMHMFSTSHKFYGGHGIVGAQVSLGAGLAFSHQYNEDGGLCVSYFGDGAANQGQVYESFNMAALWKLPIIFVVENNQYAMGTAVKRSSAETHFHKRGAAFTIPGMNVNGNDVLEVRAAANLAVEYVRAGNGPVLMELNTYRYRGHSMSDPAKYRSREEVQDMRDHHDPIEGAKAELIKRGVSEDRLKEIDKKIRQIVSESADFAESSPEPELHELYTDVLVETY from the coding sequence TTGGCCAGAACCGGCAAAACCCAAAACGCTTCGCCCGCCGCTGATGCTACCGGCACTGACGGGCTTGAACATCTTCAGCAGGCCTATGAAGCCAATCGGCTCTATGCGGCCTCCGACGAGGAGCTGCTGCACTTCTACGAACAGATGGTGCTGATCCGCCGCTTTGAAGAGCGTGCCGGCCAGCTCTACGGTCTGGGCCTGATCGGCGGCTTCTGCCACCTCTACATCGGCCAGGAAGCGGTTGCCGTGGGCATCCAGTCGGCCCTGCAAGAGGGTCATGACAGCGTCATCACCGGCTACCGCGATCACGGCCACATGCTGGCCTATGGCATCGATCCCAAGGTCATCATGGCCGAGCTGACCGGTCGCGAGGCTGGCATCAGCCGCGGCAAGGGCGGCTCGATGCACATGTTCAGCACCAGCCACAAGTTCTACGGCGGCCACGGCATCGTGGGCGCGCAGGTCTCGCTGGGCGCGGGCCTGGCCTTCAGCCACCAGTACAATGAAGATGGCGGCCTGTGCGTCTCCTACTTCGGCGACGGCGCGGCCAACCAGGGCCAGGTTTACGAGAGCTTCAACATGGCGGCGCTCTGGAAGCTGCCGATCATCTTCGTGGTGGAAAACAACCAGTACGCCATGGGCACCGCTGTGAAGCGTTCCTCGGCCGAAACCCATTTCCACAAGCGTGGTGCGGCCTTCACCATCCCCGGCATGAATGTGAACGGCAATGACGTTCTCGAAGTGCGCGCGGCGGCCAACCTGGCTGTCGAATACGTCCGCGCCGGCAATGGCCCGGTGCTGATGGAGCTGAACACCTATCGCTATCGCGGCCACTCCATGTCGGACCCGGCCAAGTATCGCAGCCGTGAGGAAGTGCAGGACATGCGCGACCATCACGACCCGATCGAGGGCGCCAAGGCCGAACTGATCAAGCGCGGCGTGTCTGAGGACAGACTGAAGGAGATCGACAAGAAGATCCGTCAGATCGTGTCGGAATCCGCCGATTTCGCCGAGAGCTCGCCCGAGCCGGAGCTGCATGAGCTGTACACCGACGTTCTGGTGGAGACCTATTGA
- a CDS encoding pyruvate dehydrogenase complex E1 component subunit beta, producing MAIELKMPALSPTMEEGKLARWLVKEGDEVKSGDILAEIETDKATMEFEAVDEGTIGKIVVAEGTEGVKVGTVIAVIGEGDVAAPAAAAPAAAAAPAPAAVAAAPVAPKAPAKPEIPHGTNMKTSTVREALRDAMAEEMRRDPRVFVMGEEVAQYQGAYKVTQGLLEEFGPKRVIDTPITEYGFAGIGTGAAMGGLRPIVEFMTFNFAMQAIDHIINSAAKTNYMSGGQMRCPVVFRGPNGAASRVGAQHSQNYGPWYANVPGLIVIAPYDASDAKGLLKAAIRSEDPVVFLENELIYGRSFELPELDDHVLPIGKARVMREGKDVTIVSYSIGVGLALEAAETLAAEGIDAEVIDLRTLRPLDKETVLASLKKTNRIVVAEEGWPTCSIASEIAAIAMEDGFDDLDAPVVRVCNEDVPLPYANNLEKAALIDASRIVAGVKKVTYR from the coding sequence ATGGCAATCGAACTGAAGATGCCCGCGCTGTCGCCCACCATGGAAGAGGGCAAGCTGGCGCGCTGGCTGGTGAAGGAAGGCGATGAGGTCAAGTCCGGCGATATCCTCGCCGAGATCGAGACCGACAAGGCCACCATGGAATTCGAGGCCGTCGATGAGGGCACGATCGGCAAGATCGTGGTCGCCGAAGGCACCGAAGGCGTGAAGGTCGGCACCGTGATAGCCGTGATCGGTGAGGGTGATGTGGCGGCTCCGGCTGCTGCCGCGCCCGCCGCCGCTGCTGCCCCGGCGCCTGCCGCCGTGGCTGCTGCTCCGGTCGCCCCCAAGGCGCCTGCCAAGCCCGAAATCCCCCATGGCACCAACATGAAGACCTCGACCGTGCGCGAGGCTCTGCGTGACGCCATGGCCGAGGAAATGCGCCGCGATCCGCGCGTCTTCGTGATGGGCGAGGAAGTCGCCCAGTATCAGGGCGCCTACAAGGTCACGCAGGGTCTGCTGGAGGAATTCGGCCCCAAGCGCGTGATCGACACGCCGATCACCGAATACGGCTTTGCCGGCATCGGCACCGGCGCCGCCATGGGCGGCCTGCGCCCCATCGTCGAGTTCATGACGTTCAACTTCGCCATGCAGGCGATTGACCACATCATCAACTCGGCGGCCAAGACCAACTACATGTCGGGCGGCCAGATGCGTTGCCCGGTCGTGTTCCGTGGTCCCAACGGCGCCGCCAGCCGCGTGGGTGCGCAGCATTCGCAGAACTACGGCCCGTGGTACGCCAACGTCCCCGGCCTGATCGTGATCGCGCCTTACGACGCTTCGGACGCCAAGGGCCTGCTCAAGGCCGCCATCCGCAGCGAAGATCCGGTCGTGTTCCTTGAGAACGAGCTGATCTATGGCCGCAGCTTCGAGCTGCCCGAGCTGGACGACCACGTCCTGCCCATCGGCAAGGCTCGCGTGATGCGCGAAGGCAAGGACGTGACGATCGTCAGCTACTCGATCGGCGTGGGCCTGGCCCTCGAAGCCGCCGAGACGCTGGCCGCCGAAGGCATCGATGCCGAGGTGATCGATCTGCGCACGCTGCGCCCGCTCGACAAGGAGACGGTGCTGGCTTCGCTCAAGAAGACCAACCGCATCGTGGTGGCCGAAGAAGGCTGGCCGACCTGCTCGATCGCCTCGGAAATCGCGGCCATCGCGATGGAAGACGGCTTCGACGATCTGGACGCTCCGGTGGTCCGCGTCTGCAACGAGGACGTGCCGCTGCCTTACGCGAACAACCTCGAAAAGGCCGCGCTGATCGATGCCTCGCGCATCGTGGCTGGCGTGAAGAAGGTCACCTATCGCTGA
- a CDS encoding squalene/phytoene synthase family protein has translation MSDISQLDTQLETLPPPWRLALAYAPREAREAWLSFLALDVRLAGVVRAAREPMLGQMKLAWWRDRLNADPATWPKGEPLLAMLKSWGEHARGLVPLVDGWEVLLDEWDGGAALESLTQGRVAGVEALARVLGVSHDRIAPMTRCWAAMDLASHLGDPAEREAAMAKVTALDWRAGRLPKAMRPLTVLHGLAWRESKGGDAASPMALLSAMRLGIFGM, from the coding sequence ATGAGCGATATATCCCAGCTTGATACGCAGCTTGAGACACTGCCGCCGCCATGGCGTCTGGCGCTTGCCTATGCCCCGCGCGAGGCGCGTGAGGCTTGGCTCTCCTTCCTGGCGCTGGATGTGCGTCTGGCGGGCGTGGTGCGCGCCGCTCGCGAGCCGATGCTGGGCCAGATGAAGCTGGCCTGGTGGCGCGACCGCCTCAACGCCGACCCCGCGACATGGCCCAAGGGCGAGCCTCTGCTGGCGATGCTGAAAAGCTGGGGCGAGCATGCCAGGGGTCTCGTCCCGCTGGTAGATGGCTGGGAAGTGCTGCTGGACGAATGGGACGGCGGCGCGGCGCTGGAGAGTTTGACGCAAGGCCGGGTTGCGGGCGTGGAGGCTCTGGCGCGCGTTCTGGGTGTAAGCCATGACCGCATCGCCCCCATGACCCGCTGCTGGGCCGCGATGGATCTGGCCAGCCATCTGGGCGATCCCGCCGAACGTGAGGCCGCCATGGCCAAGGTTACGGCGCTAGACTGGCGGGCAGGGCGTCTGCCCAAGGCGATGCGTCCGCTGACCGTGCTGCATGGTCTGGCGTGGCGCGAGAGCAAGGGCGGTGATGCGGCGTCTCCGATGGCGCTGCTTTCTGCCATGCGGCTTGGCATTTTCGGTATGTAA